The following coding sequences lie in one Apium graveolens cultivar Ventura chromosome 1, ASM990537v1, whole genome shotgun sequence genomic window:
- the LOC141724323 gene encoding GEM-like protein 4: MHPTTCITKQVSFNQRVRENQAIYIHQSSDMKSQISGQVIGFPISSTAFPAEMLPEGILCISCNQYYASPKFRQNNIELMRNRMNKLSAQVENFAKGIRNHVKIGPKLSEMVKGKLRLGAKILQVGGVKKVFRQNFSVSQGEKLLKASQCYLSTTAGPIAGLLFISTDRIAFCSERSIKVSTSTGDFLRTRYKVSLPLNKIKRANENENVNDTSKKYIEVVTKDGFEFWFMGFLNHQRTYEFLQMAVYESQ; this comes from the exons ATGCATCCTACAACGTGCATCACAAAGCAAGTATCATTCAACCAGAGGGTTAGAGAGAATCAAGCAATTTACATTCATCAGAGTTCAGATATGAAGAGCCAGATTTCAGGACAAGTTATTGGATTTCCGATCAGCTCAACAGCATTTCCAGCTGAAATGCTTCCAGAAGGAATTTTATGTATCAGTTGCAATCAGTATTATGCATCTCCGAAATTTAGACAGA ACAATATAGAGTTAATGAGGAATAGGATGAACAAACTCAGTGCGCAAGTGGAGAATTTTGCAAAAGGCATTCGCAATCATG TGAAAATTGGACCTAAGTTAAGTGAAATGGTGAAGGGAAAGTTGAGATTGGGAGCTAAAATTCTCCAAGTAGGGGGTGTGAAGAAAGTGTTCAGACAAAATTTCAGTGTGAGCCAAGGAGAAAAGCTATTAAAGGCTTCACAATGCTATCTATCGACAACTGCTGGTCCTATAGCCGGATTATTATTTATCTCAACCGATAGAATTGCCTTCTGCAGTGAAAGATCAATCAAGGTCTCTACTTCAACCGGGGATTTCCTTCGGACTCGTTACAAGGTTTCACTTCCATTAAACAAGATAAAGAGagcaaatgaaaatgaaaatgtgAATGATACATCAAAAAAGTATATAGAAGTAGTTACAAAGGATGGCTTTGAGTTTTGGTTCATGGGATTTCTTAACCATCAAAGAACTTACGAGTTTCTTCAGATGGCAGTGTATGAATCTCAATGA